A window from Nycticebus coucang isolate mNycCou1 chromosome X, mNycCou1.pri, whole genome shotgun sequence encodes these proteins:
- the LOC128577511 gene encoding N-lysine methyltransferase KMT5A-like translates to MSPKKRSGVRSPLQEENSAAHHDVKCQGKPLAGTYRRREEKRNPGNAIRNTMKSEEQKIKNVRRGPLARFPNQKSKAAEPPKTPSSSCDSTNAAVAKQALKKPIKGKQTSRKKAQGKTPQNRKLTDFYPVRRSSRKSKAELQSEERKRIDELIESGKEEGMKIDLIDGKGRGVIATKQFSRGDFVVEYHGDLIEITDAKKREALYAQDPSTGCYMYYFRYLSKSYCVDATRETNRLGRLINHSKRGNCQTKLHGINGVPHLILFASRDIEAGEELLYDYGDRSKASTEAYPWLKH, encoded by the coding sequence ATGAGTCCGAAGAAACGCTCTGGAGTGCGTTCCCCCCTTCAGGAAGAGAACTCAGCCGCACATCATGATGTTAAATGCCAGGGGAAACCATTAGCTGGAACCTACAGGCGacgagaagagaaaagaaatcctgGAAATGCAATACGGAATACCATGAAGTCTGAGGAACAGAAGATCAAAAACGTGAGAAGAGGTCCCCTGGCACGTTTTCCAAACCAAAAGTCTAAAGCAGCAGAGCCTCCAAAAACTCCATCCTCGTCTTGTGATTCTACCAATGCAGCAGTTGCCAAGCAAGCTCTGAAAAAGCCCATCAAGGGCAAACAGACCTCTCGGAAAAAAGCTCAAGGAAAAACACCACAGAATCGCAAACTCACAGATTTCTACCCTGTCCGAAGGAGCTCCAGGAAGAGCAAAGCTGAGCTGcagtcagaagaaaggaaaagaatagatGAATTGATCGAAAGTGGGAAAGAAGAAGGCATGAAGATTGACCTCATTGATGGCAAAGGCAGGGGTGTGATAGCCACCAAGCAGTTCTCCCGGGGTGACTTTGTGGTGGAATACCACGGGGACCTCATCGAGATCACTGATGCCAAGAAGCGGGAGGCTCTGTATGCGCAAGACCCCTCCACAGGCTGTTACATGTACTATTTCCGGTATCTGAGCAAAAGCTACTGTGTGGATGCAACTAGAGAGACAAACCGCCTGGGAAGGCTGATCAATCACAGCAAACGTGGAAATTGCCAAACCAAACTGCACGGCATCAACGGCGTACCTCACCTCATCCTCTTCGCCTCCCGAGACATCGAGGCTGGGGAGGAGCTCTTGTATGACTATGGCGACAGAAGCAAGGCTTCCACTGAAGCCTACCCGTGGCTGAAGCATTAG